Proteins from one Puntigrus tetrazona isolate hp1 unplaced genomic scaffold, ASM1883169v1 S000000746, whole genome shotgun sequence genomic window:
- the LOC122335187 gene encoding G-protein coupled receptor 20 — MEAFFKGHPNITSESPVNSSLRPLGVPYLKRLAHLDESLYQEFSVLWIALMVVNSLMFVVGVVLNSLALYVFCQRSRSRSTPAIYTINLAVADLLVALSLPARVALYHSGGDCAACFYVHTFSYFVNMYCSILFLTSICVDRYMAVVRSAGSRWRSPGVAISVSVCVWLFAVVVTYSLQTSALEFNGASCCRVAVLFALTVLEFVLPLLVIATFTIRAACALADGRLLPQSLGRRARAVRLLVAVLLVFTVCFTPYHVREAVVYFQLGGSREQHVVAYHATITLSSLNSCLDPVVYCFVPDSFRSTLRREQKKRSGEHPVAIKENRKGKAAGTPTAIAYRVATLTLTPYMLQNRDIPALNTTHRNIEIFSAEK, encoded by the coding sequence ATGGAGGCCTTCTTCAAGGGACATCCAAACATCACGTCTGAGTCCCCCGTCAACAGCAGCCTCCGTCCTCTGGGGGTGCCGTACCTGAAGAGGCTGGCGCACCTGGACGAGTCGCTGTACCAGGAGTTCTCTGTGCTGTGGATCGCGCTGATGGTGGTGAACTCGCTCATGTTTGTGGTCGGCGTGGTCCTGAACAGCCTGGCCCTGTACGTGTTCTGCCAGCGCAGCCGCTCTCGGAGCACGCCGGCCATTTACACTATAAACCTGGCGGTGGCCGACCTGCTGGTGGCGCTGTCGCTCCCGGCCCGCGTGGCGCTCTACCACAGCGGCGGCGACTGCGCGGCGTGCTTCTACGTGCACACGTTCAGCTACTTCGTCAACATGTACTGCAGCATTTTGTTTCTCACCAGCATCTGCGTGGACCGCTACATGGCGGTGGTGCGTTCGGCGGGAAGCCGCTGGCGGAGCCCGGGGGTCGCGATAAGCGTGAGCGTTTGCGTGTGGCTGTTCGCCGTCGTGGTCACGTACTCCCTCCAGACGTCGGCGCTGGAGTTTAACGGAGCGTCTTGCTGCCGCGTCGCCGTGCTTTTCGCGCTCACCGTTCTGGAGTTCGTCCTGCCGCTGCTGGTGATCGCGACGTTTACGATCCGCGCGGCCTGTGCGCTGGCGGACGGCCGGCTCCTGCCGCAGAGTCTGGGGCGGCGTGCTCGCGCCGTCCGGCTGCTCGTCGCCGTGTTGCTAGTGTTCACCGTCTGCTTCACGCCGTATCACGTGCGCGAGGCCGTGGTGTACTTCCAGCTAGGGGGCAGCAGAGAGCAGCACGTCGTGGCGTATCACGCGACCATCACGCTCAGCAGTCTCAACAGCTGCCTGGATCCCGTGGTCTACTGCTTCGTGCCCGACAGCTTCCGCTCTACATTGCGGAGAGAACAGAAGAAGAGGTCCGGAGAGCATCCGGTGGCCATCAAGGAAAACCGGAAAGGCAAAGCTGCAGGAACGCCGACGGCCATCGCGTACAGAGTCGCAACGCTCACGCTCACACCCTACATGCTGCAAAACAGAGACATCCCCGCCTTAAATacaacacacagaaacatagAAATCTTTAGCGCTGAGAAATGA